One region of Desulfobacterales bacterium genomic DNA includes:
- a CDS encoding metal ABC transporter ATP-binding protein — MASGNPDLIETPSNVAIRFEDVTVSRGNVSILDGVSATVPLGGCTAIVGPNGAGKTTLLLALLGEIPYKGRIFTACNVSGGCSRIGYVPQRLTFDRGMPLTVAEFLVLGIQKKPLWFGIRRELKSIAMETLSSVKAAHLAERRLGALSGGEMQRVLLALALQQTPELLVLDEPASGVDFQGEHVFCELLDGLRKSRGFTQLMVSHDLATVTHHATHVICLNRKVAAEGPPRETLTNANLTAIFGMHMGLVDSRSMPDGRATCTAPCCHEDRDA; from the coding sequence ACGTGACCGTTTCGCGCGGCAACGTGTCCATTCTGGACGGTGTGAGTGCCACAGTGCCCCTGGGCGGATGCACGGCCATTGTCGGGCCCAACGGCGCCGGTAAAACCACCCTGTTGCTGGCCCTGCTCGGCGAAATTCCTTACAAGGGCAGAATATTTACGGCGTGTAATGTCAGCGGCGGCTGCTCACGCATCGGGTATGTTCCCCAACGACTAACGTTTGACCGGGGAATGCCCCTTACGGTCGCCGAATTTCTCGTTCTGGGCATTCAGAAAAAGCCGCTGTGGTTCGGGATTCGCAGGGAACTGAAGTCTATCGCCATGGAAACACTTTCTTCGGTAAAAGCGGCGCATTTAGCCGAGCGCCGGCTGGGTGCGCTTTCCGGCGGCGAAATGCAGCGCGTGCTTCTTGCGCTTGCCCTGCAGCAGACGCCCGAGTTGCTGGTGCTGGACGAACCTGCCTCAGGCGTGGATTTTCAGGGTGAACATGTTTTCTGCGAATTACTGGACGGGCTTCGAAAGTCCCGGGGCTTTACGCAATTAATGGTCAGTCATGACCTGGCCACAGTGACCCACCACGCCACCCATGTCATCTGCCTGAACCGAAAAGTCGCCGCTGAAGGCCCGCCCCGGGAAACGCTGACCAACGCCAATCTGACCGCTATTTTCGGTATGCACATGGGGCTCGTGGATTCACGCTCCATGCCGGACGGCCGTGCAACCTGCACGGCGCCTTGCTGTCATGAGGATCGCGATGCTTGA